One Solanum pennellii chromosome 10, SPENNV200 genomic region harbors:
- the LOC114074321 gene encoding uncharacterized protein LOC114074321 produces the protein MKTATDGITKIPKERKEWNVEDKLAIQNNAKAKKILICGIGPDEYNRISSCQDAKAIWETLQTAHEGTTQVKKSKIDNLNRQYELFRMAEGETIQDMHTRFTSIINEMYSLGEIVPNGKAVRKLLSVLPETWESKVEAITEARDLDSLAMDELIGNLITYELKKNQEKEIGGKRKERNLVLKKNASDDFEDENIALITKRFTRMLKRGQTFQKKTSQKPSENTKDQVCHKCGSPDHFIKFCPLWALEQKKANFEKVKDIKNDKYIPTNRRMTNQEADLSTRRAFAAMGDLSEEEFEDGGFENQSLLAIEQSNKYDFLALIAETDSEDDEEDDKQSKVSFHHIKVNIESYSKKELESLLSTLIDAYQSVNSEREQVMENYASLREVNDNLEKHNHFLQNKLKEQIKISELSHKGKNSASELQLALEEKIKLLTIKYQALTERNRLLQENLDHTKLDLERNLRWTRSSEILTQIQEKQTTSRSGIGFKKQNNLVSHTIHMSKSLCTHCGNSGHLKNQCKALFEAFQKNVKFTKKEKTDTAKNLVRNKNAPNKRFSYLPLWARRNLIHPFTHIKGPKLIWVPKTNL, from the coding sequence ATGAAAACCGCAACTGATGGAATCACCAAAAtcccaaaggaaagaaaagaatggaatGTTGAAGACAAGCTTGCAATCCAAAACAATGCCAAAGCCAAGAAAATTTTGATCTGTGGCATAGGACCAGACGAATACAATCGAATCTCGTCCTGTCAAGATGCCAAAGCCATATGGGAAACACTACAAACCGCTCATGAAGGAACAACGCAAGTCAAGAAGTCCAAAATTGATAACTTGAACAGGCAATATGAGCTGTTCAGGATGGCAGAAGGGGAGACTATTCAAGATATGCACACCAGGTTCACCTCCATCATTAATGAGATGTACTCCTTGGGAGAGATAGTTCCTAATGGAAAGGCAGTAAGGAAACTCTTGAGTGTCCTTCCTGAAACTTGGGAAAGTAAAGTCGAGGCTATCACTGAAGCCCGCGACCTAGACTCACTGGCCATGGATGAGTTGATTGGTAATCTCATCACATACGAACtcaagaaaaaccaagaaaaggaaattggaggaaaaaggaaggaaaggaacctggttctaaagaaaaatgcatcagatgattttgaagatgaaaatattgccCTCATAACCAAAAGGTTCACCAGAATGCTAAAGAGAGGGCAGacctttcaaaagaaaacttctcaAAAACCATCTGAAAACACTAAAGACCAGGTTTGTCATAAATGTGGGAGCCCAGATCACTTCATCAAATTCTGTCCACTTTGGGCTTTAGAGCAGAAAAAGGCAAACTTTGAGAAggtcaaagacatcaagaatgATAAGTACATTCCCACAAACAGAAGAATGACCAATCAAGAAGCGGATCTTTCAACGAGAAGAGCCTTTGCCGCTATGGGGGACTTATCTGAAGAAGAATTTGAGGATGGAGGGTTCGAAAATCAGTCACTACttgcaatagaacaatcaaataaatatgattttcttgcacTCATTGCTGAAACAGATtctgaagatgatgaagaagatgacaaacaaagcaaggtaagttttcatcacatcaaagtaaatattgaatcatattctaAAAAGGAACTAGAGTCTTTATTGAGTACTCTTATAGATGCATATCAGTCtgtcaattctgaaagagaACAAGTGATGGAAAACTATGCATCTTTAAGAGAAGTCAATGACAATCTTGAGAAACACAATcactttcttcaaaataaattaaaagaacagaTTAAAATCTCAGAGTTAAGTCACAAGGGCAAAAACTCTGCTAGTGAACTTCAATTAGctctagaagaaaaaataaaattgttaaccaTAAAATATCAAGCTTTAACAGAAAGGAATAGGTTGTTACAAGAAAATCTTGATCATACCAAACTGGATCTGGAAAGAAATCTTAGATGGACCAGGTCCTCTGAAATTTTAACTCAGATTCAAGAAAAGCAAACCACTAGTCGAAGTGGGATAGGTTTTAAAAAACAGAATAATCTTGTGTCACACACTATTCACATGTCTAAAAGTTTATGCACTCATTGTGGAAACTCAGGTCATTTAAAGAATCAATGTAAAGCTTTATTTGAGgcttttcagaaaaatgttaagttcaccaaaaaggaaaagactGATACGGCTAAGAACCTGGTTCGAAATAAAAATGCTCCAAATAAAAGGTTTTCTTATTTGCCTTTATGGGCTAGAAGAAATCTTATTCATCCTTTTACTCACATAAAGGGGCCCAAGCTAATCTGGGTTCCCAAGACTAATCTTTGA